Proteins encoded within one genomic window of Helicobacter sp. 'house sparrow 1':
- a CDS encoding 4Fe-4S dicluster-binding protein, with translation MKGWNEFEIGSVLFPFNEDGLKAQEKMPDNRDYTENSSRTASVAHWRVQKPVHNKDHCINCFFCWVYCPDASILAQDEKMSGVDYTHCKGCGVCVSVCPTNPKSLLMFDENEVNEEAIQKWPQKERK, from the coding sequence ATGAAAGGTTGGAATGAATTTGAAATTGGGTCTGTTCTTTTTCCGTTTAATGAGGATGGATTAAAAGCACAAGAAAAAATGCCTGATAATAGGGACTATACAGAAAACAGCTCTAGAACAGCTAGCGTAGCACATTGGAGAGTACAAAAACCTGTTCATAATAAAGATCATTGTATTAATTGCTTCTTTTGCTGGGTTTATTGTCCAGATGCTTCTATTTTGGCTCAAGATGAAAAGATGAGTGGTGTTGATTATACACACTGCAAAGGTTGTGGTGTTTGCGTATCCGTATGTCCTACAAATCCAAAATCTTTACTTATGTTTGATGAAAATGAAGTAAATGAGGAAGCAATACAAAAGTGGCCTCAAAAAGAAAGAAAATAA
- a CDS encoding pyruvate flavodoxin oxidoreductase subunit gamma, with protein sequence MLEIRWHSRAGQGAVTGAKGLADVVAGTGKQVQAFAFYGSAKRGAAMTAYNRVDDSPILNHEKFMRPDYILVIDPGLTFITDICANEKADTKYIITTHLSKDELIAKKPELKGKELYTLDCIKISVETIGKSVPNAPMLGALMKVSGMLELDYFLENFIKLLGKKLPQKIIDANREAITRAYNEVR encoded by the coding sequence ATGTTAGAGATCAGATGGCACTCTAGAGCTGGTCAGGGCGCAGTTACTGGTGCGAAAGGATTAGCTGATGTTGTAGCTGGAACAGGCAAACAGGTTCAAGCTTTTGCATTTTATGGTTCCGCAAAGAGAGGTGCGGCTATGACTGCATATAATAGGGTAGATGATTCTCCTATTTTAAACCACGAAAAATTTATGAGACCAGATTATATTCTAGTGATAGACCCTGGACTAACTTTTATTACAGATATTTGTGCTAATGAGAAAGCTGATACAAAATACATTATCACAACACACTTAAGCAAAGATGAATTGATTGCAAAAAAGCCAGAATTAAAGGGCAAAGAATTATATACATTAGATTGTATTAAAATTTCTGTTGAGACAATTGGTAAATCAGTACCAAATGCACCTATGCTTGGTGCTTTGATGAAGGTTTCTGGAATGCTTGAATTAGACTATTTCTTAGAGAATTTTATTAAACTTTTAGGCAAGAAACTTCCTCAAAAAATTATTGATGCAAATCGTGAAGCAATTACAAGAGCATATAACGAAGTAAGATAA